The following proteins are co-located in the Dromiciops gliroides isolate mDroGli1 chromosome 2, mDroGli1.pri, whole genome shotgun sequence genome:
- the LOC122738622 gene encoding rRNA N6-adenosine-methyltransferase METTL5 encodes MKRKELECLLQQVDGFEKPKLLLEQYPTRPHIAACMLYTIHNTYDDIENKVVGDLGCGCGMLSIGTAMLGAGLCVGFDIDEDALEIFSRNVAEFELTNIDMIQCNVCSLSDTMSKSFDTIIMNPPFGTKHNKGMDMSFLKVALQMARVAVYSLHKSSTREHIQKKADEWNIKMDVIAELRYDLPASYKFHKKKTVDIEVDLIRFSF; translated from the coding sequence ATGAAACGGAAGGAACTGGAATGTTTATTGCAACAAGTTGATGGCTTTGAGAAGCCCAAATTACTTCTGGAACAGTATCCGACCAGGCCCCACATTGCAGCATGTATGCTATATACAATTCATAACACATATGATGACATTGAAAACAAAGTGGTTGGAGATCTAGGATGTGGCTGTGGAATGCTTAGTATTGGAACAGCAATGTTAGGAGCAGGGTTGTGTGTTGGATTTGATATAGATGAAGATGCCTTAGAAATATTTAGTAGAAATGTTGCAGAGTTTGAACTGACAAATATTGACATGATTCAGTGCAATGTGTGTTCTTTATCTGATACAATGTCCAAGTCCTTTGACACTATAATCATGAATCCTCCCTTTGGAACCAAGCATAATAAAGGTATGGATATGTCATTTCTGAAGGTTGCTCTACAGATGGCAAGAGTAGCAGTATATTCCTTACATAAATCTTCAACCCGAGAAcatattcaaaagaaagcagATGAATGGAACATTAAGATGGATGTTATAGCAGAGCTACGATATGACCTACCAGCATCATACaaatttcataagaaaaaaacagTGGACATTGAAGTGGATTTAATtcggttttctttttaa